A region of Bacteroidota bacterium DNA encodes the following proteins:
- the hisB gene encoding imidazoleglycerol-phosphate dehydratase HisB — MLEALPTSPLSPRSASVERATAETRVSVEVHLDPVGTPAYDNATGVGFLDHMLDLFARHGRFGLTVRCDGDLHVDDHHTVEDVGIALGQAFVQALGDKAYIARYGQATVPMDEALARGVVDLSGRFYLVFDASFDRERVGDLSTEMVRHFWYSFAEQARCNLHLAVLYGGNDHHRIEALFKAAARALRQAVARDPHGDRLPSTKEAL, encoded by the coding sequence GTGCTCGAAGCGCTTCCGACTTCCCCGCTCTCCCCGCGCTCTGCGTCCGTCGAACGCGCCACCGCCGAGACGCGCGTGTCGGTCGAGGTGCACCTGGACCCCGTGGGCACGCCGGCCTACGACAACGCCACCGGCGTCGGCTTTCTCGACCACATGCTCGACCTCTTCGCGCGGCACGGGCGCTTCGGCCTCACCGTCCGTTGCGACGGCGACCTCCACGTAGACGACCACCACACCGTCGAAGACGTCGGCATCGCACTTGGTCAAGCGTTCGTGCAGGCGCTTGGCGACAAGGCCTACATCGCGCGCTACGGCCAGGCCACTGTGCCGATGGACGAGGCGCTCGCCCGCGGCGTCGTGGACCTCTCGGGCCGCTTCTACCTCGTCTTCGACGCAAGTTTCGACCGCGAGCGCGTGGGCGATCTCTCGACGGAGATGGTGCGGCACTTCTGGTACAGCTTCGCCGAGCAGGCGCGGTGCAACCTTCACCTCGCGGTGCTCTATGGCGGCAACGACCACCACCGCATCGAGGCGCTCTTCAAGGCGGCGGCCCGGGCGCTGCGCCAGGCCGTCGCTCGCGACCCGCATGGCGATCGCCTTCCGAGCACGAAGGAAGCCCTGTAG
- a CDS encoding mechanosensitive ion channel family protein — protein MPDAFAFHSLAAAFLQEEVLDALDEAVFQRQILDTTLATWGVFFAIVTGVTVGLRLLNQFLIRRFCKRAERSANEFDDYVAEFLRGTKTFFLVAVGLWIATQVTDIAAWLEQHSDTIVVVLFVIQGVFWFNRIFGLYLRKYRERNLEGNPAAVTTMQAVGFVGRLLVFTLGLLLILSNLGVEVTALVASLGIGGIAVALAAQNILGDLFAALSIVLDKPFVVGDFLSVGEFLGSVEKVGLKTTRLRSLSGEQLIFANSDLVKSRVRNFKRMEERRIVFSFGVTYQTTAAQLEAIPEWVRAIAEAEPHVRFDRAHFKQFGASSLDFEVVYYVTDPDFAVYMDRQQAINLAIVRKFEDEGIDFAYPTQTLYLHGRGRQSSATVHTEVVGSAS, from the coding sequence ATGCCTGACGCGTTCGCCTTCCACTCGCTTGCCGCTGCCTTTCTGCAGGAGGAGGTGCTCGACGCGCTTGACGAGGCCGTCTTCCAGCGGCAGATCCTCGACACGACGCTGGCGACCTGGGGCGTCTTCTTCGCCATCGTGACAGGCGTGACGGTCGGGCTGCGGCTGCTCAACCAGTTCCTGATCCGCCGCTTCTGCAAGCGCGCCGAGCGCTCCGCCAACGAGTTCGACGACTACGTCGCCGAGTTCCTCCGCGGCACGAAAACGTTCTTCCTCGTTGCCGTCGGCCTCTGGATCGCCACGCAGGTGACCGACATCGCCGCGTGGCTGGAGCAACACAGCGACACGATCGTCGTCGTGCTGTTCGTAATCCAGGGCGTGTTCTGGTTCAACCGGATCTTCGGGCTTTACCTGCGGAAGTACCGCGAGCGCAACCTGGAGGGCAACCCTGCTGCTGTGACGACGATGCAGGCCGTCGGCTTCGTGGGGCGGCTCCTCGTGTTCACGCTCGGCCTGCTGCTCATCCTCTCGAACCTCGGCGTGGAGGTAACAGCGCTGGTCGCCTCGCTCGGCATCGGCGGCATCGCGGTAGCGCTCGCGGCGCAGAACATCCTCGGCGACCTCTTCGCGGCGCTCTCGATCGTCCTCGACAAGCCGTTCGTGGTGGGCGACTTCCTGAGCGTGGGCGAATTCCTCGGCTCGGTCGAGAAGGTCGGGCTCAAGACGACGCGCCTGCGCAGCCTCTCAGGCGAGCAGCTCATCTTCGCGAACAGCGACCTCGTCAAGAGCCGCGTGCGCAACTTCAAGCGCATGGAGGAGCGCCGCATCGTGTTTAGCTTCGGCGTGACCTACCAGACGACCGCCGCCCAGCTGGAGGCCATTCCCGAGTGGGTGCGCGCCATCGCCGAGGCCGAGCCGCACGTGCGCTTCGACCGCGCGCACTTCAAGCAGTTCGGCGCGTCGTCGCTCGACTTCGAGGTAGTCTACTACGTCACCGACCCCGACTTCGCGGTCTACATGGACCGGCAGCAGGCGATCAACCTCGCCATCGTGCGCAAATTCGAGGATGAGGGCATCGATTTCGCCTACCCGACGCAGACGCTCTACCTGCACGGGCGCGGACGCCAGAGCAGCGCAACCGTCCACACCGAGGTCGTCGGCTCGGCGTCGTGA